The region GTCCGGTTTTACACGGCACAACGCTCCGCCATGATCTTCTACAAGGATGGTCAGCCGATCGGTTATTATCACGACGAGGCCAAAGCCGTCGAGGCATCTCCCGAAGAGTCGCGCAAGGTTGCAGCGCTTCCGGGGGCGCTGGTGGATATCTGCTCCACCAAGCCGATGGAGGAACTGACGCGGTACGACCTCCTGAAGATGGTCAATCTGGACAAGCTCTGGGAGGCCGCCCAGGCCCGCCAGACGGCCCCGGCTTCCGAAGATGCCCCGCTTGAACGGAAAGGGGCGAAGGCCGGGCTGGATGAGGAGAGGCTCCAGGCGCTGGTGGAGGATCTCAAGGAGATCGCCGCGGCATACCTTTCAAAAGAGGGGCGCATGGCCGTCGAAAAGGGGCTGCAACAGGCCGGCGGCAGCCGGGTTCTCTTCGAAGACGAAAAGAGCGGGATCTTCATCGACCTGCTCGAAAGCGAGGCCAGACGTATCGATGGCAACGCCCGCATCGACGAAATGATCGACCTGATGAAATCGGAAATAGCAGGGCGCCTGGCAGTATAACCGGTGGACCGCATGCTGACGGGAGCGGATGGTGCACTTCCAGCAACTACTCAAAGAGTATCTCCAGGTCCACGGTTATTGGGTCCTGTTCGTCGGCACCTTTCTCGAAGGGGAGGCGATCCTGATCATGGCGGGATTCCTGGCGTTCCAGGGGTATCTGAATGTGGCCGGCGTCATACTCACCTCGTGGGCCGGCTCCTTCCTCGGCGATCAGTGTTACTTCTACCTTGGCCGTTTCAAAGGCAAGAGCCTGTTGCGACGGTTTCACTCCATTGCCCGCAAATTCCGCGAAGCGCTCCGCCTGATCGAGAAGTACGGATCGTTCGTGGCCTTCATTTCACGCTACACTTACGGTTTTCGCATCGTGCTTCCCATCATCCTCGGCATCACGAGCCTGGCGCCCCGGACCTTTTTCTGGATCAACCTGCTGAGCGCCCTCTCCTGGGCGGTGGCATTCTCCCTGGCCGGCTACCTGTTCGGCAAAAGCGCTGCGCTGGTGCTGGACGATGTGGGTAAATACGAGCAGTACCTGGTGCTGGTGCTGGTGGGGTTCATCATGATCACCTGGTGTTTCCACGCCTACCACGCCTTCAAACTGAAAGGGCCGGCCAGGCACCGACTTGCCAGGATGCGCGCCCTGCAGAAAACAAGGAAAACGACCCCATGAAATCCATTCTGGACACTATCTCCATCGTATTGGTGGAACCGCAGTCTCCCGGCAACATCGGCATGGCCTGCCGCGCCATGAAAAACATGGGGCTCTCCCGGCTTCGGCTGGTCAAAGGGTGTGACCGGTTCCATCCCGAATCCCTCAAATTTGCCGTAGCGGCCAAAAACCTGCTGGAAGAGGCGGTGGTCTTCCCCGATCTCGCCTCCGCCCTGGCCGACTGCACCCTGACCGTCGGCACCACCCGCCGGCACGGCAAATATCGCCAGGAGATACTCTCGCCGACGGAGGTGGCCGCCAGCCTCAGGGAACAGGCCGGCCCGGAGTGCCCGGCGGCAATCGTCTTCGGCCGCGAGGACAGCGGGCTGACCACCGAAGAGCTGTCGCTGTGCCGCTGGCATGCCACCATCCCCTCGGCCGATGACTACGGTTCCCTCAACCTGGCCCAGGCGGTCCTGGTGTTCTGCTACGAACTGGGCAAGGCCGGCTCGCCTCCCGGCGGGGGCCGCACCACGCCACTGGCGACATCGGAGGAGATGGAGCCGTTTTTCAACCAACTCGGCTCCTGCCTGCTGAAGATCGGCTTTCTCAACGAGCAGAACCCGGAGCACATCATGCGCTCCATGCGGCGGATATTTTTCCGGGCCGAACTGGACGGCCGCGAGGTTGCCATCCTGCGGGGCGCACTCTCCCAGATCGACTGGGCCTGCAGCGATTTCGACGGAAGGAAGCGGCCGTGAACCTGGACCCCACGTTCCTGGGACTCGTCGCCGGCACCCTGACCAGTATAGCGGCCGTCCCCCAAGTGATAAAAACCCTGCGCACCCGCCATGCCCGGGACATCTCCGTCTGGCAACCGGTGCTGCTCTCCATCGGCGTTGCTCTCTGGATCGTTTACGGTATGCTTATTCATAACCTGCCGTTGATCGTGGCCAATATCGTGCCCTTGGCATGCAACGCCCTGCTCACCGGCCTGAAGCTCCGCTATCGCAACGACACCGTCTGACCCGTGCCGACATTTCAGCCTGCAAAACGGCAATGAGGCCACAGGGCCACGAAGGCACAGAAGAAAACCGTGGAGTTTTTCCACCCGAAACCATCCGCCGAAACGGTGCATCACCAGTGAAATCATCAACGATGCAATCTTTCGGTTTTGTCGTCTCGACGGCTCTGCGACCCTGTGGCGCCAGTTTTTCA is a window of Geobacter sp. FeAm09 DNA encoding:
- a CDS encoding GTPase-activating protein, with the protein product MRLLPKANPLYEKIPALKVVLPEVLNKLAKGGFSGYLRHTDTDFEADCIFVKGVLICASACEGEKERTGFEALALIFDKILTSGGEIDIYRMTADLAVCAHALLLGGKLLNGSEVRQIDIKETLTQLRNQGLNGVVRFYTAQRSAMIFYKDGQPIGYYHDEAKAVEASPEESRKVAALPGALVDICSTKPMEELTRYDLLKMVNLDKLWEAAQARQTAPASEDAPLERKGAKAGLDEERLQALVEDLKEIAAAYLSKEGRMAVEKGLQQAGGSRVLFEDEKSGIFIDLLESEARRIDGNARIDEMIDLMKSEIAGRLAV
- a CDS encoding DedA family protein, coding for MVHFQQLLKEYLQVHGYWVLFVGTFLEGEAILIMAGFLAFQGYLNVAGVILTSWAGSFLGDQCYFYLGRFKGKSLLRRFHSIARKFREALRLIEKYGSFVAFISRYTYGFRIVLPIILGITSLAPRTFFWINLLSALSWAVAFSLAGYLFGKSAALVLDDVGKYEQYLVLVLVGFIMITWCFHAYHAFKLKGPARHRLARMRALQKTRKTTP
- a CDS encoding RNA methyltransferase yields the protein MKSILDTISIVLVEPQSPGNIGMACRAMKNMGLSRLRLVKGCDRFHPESLKFAVAAKNLLEEAVVFPDLASALADCTLTVGTTRRHGKYRQEILSPTEVAASLREQAGPECPAAIVFGREDSGLTTEELSLCRWHATIPSADDYGSLNLAQAVLVFCYELGKAGSPPGGGRTTPLATSEEMEPFFNQLGSCLLKIGFLNEQNPEHIMRSMRRIFFRAELDGREVAILRGALSQIDWACSDFDGRKRP
- a CDS encoding SemiSWEET family sugar transporter, whose protein sequence is MNLDPTFLGLVAGTLTSIAAVPQVIKTLRTRHARDISVWQPVLLSIGVALWIVYGMLIHNLPLIVANIVPLACNALLTGLKLRYRNDTV